From Lycium ferocissimum isolate CSIRO_LF1 chromosome 12, AGI_CSIRO_Lferr_CH_V1, whole genome shotgun sequence, one genomic window encodes:
- the LOC132040765 gene encoding PTI1-like tyrosine-protein kinase 1 isoform X1, with the protein MDDNYHRQGLVAHAPPPGYFSRLENRRAEDDLYLRKRVRMRRWLCCTCQVEESYPSNETEHLKNPPSHADGYQKGSRVSDPVKAEAIPTIEVPALSLDELKEETENFGSKALIGEGSYGRVYYANLSNGKAVAVKKLDVSSEPETNVDFLTQVARVSRLKHDNLVELLGYCIEGNIRVLAYEFATMGSLHDILHGRKGVQGAQPGPTLEWVQRVKIAVDAARGLEYLHEKVQPSIIHRDIRSSNVLLFEDYKAKIADFNLSNQAPDMAARLHSTRVLGTFGYHAPEYAMTGQLTQKSDVYSFGVVLLELLTGRKPVDHTMPRGQQSLVTWATPRLSEDKVQQCVDPKLKGCPPKAVAKMAAVAALCVQYEAEFRPNMSIVVKALQPLLKVPAAPAPEI; encoded by the exons GAAGACGACCTTTATTTGAGAAAGAGAGTGAGGATGAGAAGGTGGTTGTGTTGCACCTGTCAAGTAGAGGAGTCCTACCCATCAAATGAAACAGAGCACCTTAAGAACCCTCCGAGTCATGCTGATG GATATCAGAAAGGGTCAAGAGTATCAGATCCCGTCAAGGCTGAAGCAATACCAACTATAGAGGTCCCAGCGCTGTCTTTGGATGAACTGAAAGAGGAAACtgaaaattttggatcaaaagCATTAATTGGCGAAGGATCTTACGGGAGAGTTTACTATGCTAATCTAAGCAATGGCAAAGCTGTTGCCGTGAAAAAGCTTGATGTTTCATCCGAGCCTGAGACAAATGTTGACTTCTTGACTCAG GTTGCTAGAGTTTCAAGATTGAAGCATGACAATCTTGTCGAGTTGCTTGGTTACTGCATCGAAGGAAACATTCGTGTATTAGCTTATGAGTTTGCAACGATGGGGTCCTTGCATGATATTTTGCATG GAAGGAAAGGAGTACAAGGGGCACAGCCTGGCCCAACACTTGAATGGGTGCAACGGGTAAAGATTGCTGTTGATGCTGCAAGGGGCCTCGAGTATTTGCATGAGAAGGTCCAACCTTCAATAATACACAGGGATATCAGATCAAGCAATGTCCTCCTCTTTGAAGACTACAAAGCAAAGATTGCAGATTTTAACCTATCAAATCAGGCTCCTGACATGGCTGCTCGTCTTCATTCTACTCGAGTTTTAGGAACATTTGGCTATCATGCACCAGA ATACGCTATGACTGGACAACTTACACAGAAGAGTGATGTGTATAGCTTTGGAGTGGTCTTGCTTGAActtttgactggaagaaaacCTGTTGATCATACAATGCCTCGAGGGCAACAGAGCCTGGTTACTTGG GCTACCCCGAGACTGAGTGAAGATAAAGTCCAGCAATGTGTCGATCCAAAGCTGAAAGGATGTCCTCCAAAAGCAGTGGCTAAG ATGGCAGCCGTGGCAGCACTGTGTGTGCAATACGAGGCTGAATTCCGTCCAAATATGAGTATAGTTGTCAAAGCTCTTCAACCACTGCTGAAGGTTCCTGCTGCACCTGCTCCAGAAATATAG
- the LOC132040765 gene encoding PTI1-like tyrosine-protein kinase 3 isoform X2 yields the protein MRRWLCCTCQVEESYPSNETEHLKNPPSHADGYQKGSRVSDPVKAEAIPTIEVPALSLDELKEETENFGSKALIGEGSYGRVYYANLSNGKAVAVKKLDVSSEPETNVDFLTQVARVSRLKHDNLVELLGYCIEGNIRVLAYEFATMGSLHDILHGRKGVQGAQPGPTLEWVQRVKIAVDAARGLEYLHEKVQPSIIHRDIRSSNVLLFEDYKAKIADFNLSNQAPDMAARLHSTRVLGTFGYHAPEYAMTGQLTQKSDVYSFGVVLLELLTGRKPVDHTMPRGQQSLVTWATPRLSEDKVQQCVDPKLKGCPPKAVAKMAAVAALCVQYEAEFRPNMSIVVKALQPLLKVPAAPAPEI from the exons ATGAGAAGGTGGTTGTGTTGCACCTGTCAAGTAGAGGAGTCCTACCCATCAAATGAAACAGAGCACCTTAAGAACCCTCCGAGTCATGCTGATG GATATCAGAAAGGGTCAAGAGTATCAGATCCCGTCAAGGCTGAAGCAATACCAACTATAGAGGTCCCAGCGCTGTCTTTGGATGAACTGAAAGAGGAAACtgaaaattttggatcaaaagCATTAATTGGCGAAGGATCTTACGGGAGAGTTTACTATGCTAATCTAAGCAATGGCAAAGCTGTTGCCGTGAAAAAGCTTGATGTTTCATCCGAGCCTGAGACAAATGTTGACTTCTTGACTCAG GTTGCTAGAGTTTCAAGATTGAAGCATGACAATCTTGTCGAGTTGCTTGGTTACTGCATCGAAGGAAACATTCGTGTATTAGCTTATGAGTTTGCAACGATGGGGTCCTTGCATGATATTTTGCATG GAAGGAAAGGAGTACAAGGGGCACAGCCTGGCCCAACACTTGAATGGGTGCAACGGGTAAAGATTGCTGTTGATGCTGCAAGGGGCCTCGAGTATTTGCATGAGAAGGTCCAACCTTCAATAATACACAGGGATATCAGATCAAGCAATGTCCTCCTCTTTGAAGACTACAAAGCAAAGATTGCAGATTTTAACCTATCAAATCAGGCTCCTGACATGGCTGCTCGTCTTCATTCTACTCGAGTTTTAGGAACATTTGGCTATCATGCACCAGA ATACGCTATGACTGGACAACTTACACAGAAGAGTGATGTGTATAGCTTTGGAGTGGTCTTGCTTGAActtttgactggaagaaaacCTGTTGATCATACAATGCCTCGAGGGCAACAGAGCCTGGTTACTTGG GCTACCCCGAGACTGAGTGAAGATAAAGTCCAGCAATGTGTCGATCCAAAGCTGAAAGGATGTCCTCCAAAAGCAGTGGCTAAG ATGGCAGCCGTGGCAGCACTGTGTGTGCAATACGAGGCTGAATTCCGTCCAAATATGAGTATAGTTGTCAAAGCTCTTCAACCACTGCTGAAGGTTCCTGCTGCACCTGCTCCAGAAATATAG